GTGATTTTAGCCCTGCTGTAAATCCACAGCCCGATTGCTCCCCAGGAGgtaataaaagagaaaacaatATCGGTAACACGATGAAAAACTTCACGGCGGAGCCGTGCGGCACagagcttggggggaggggggcggcccTGGGGGAGCCGCTCGCCTTGCTGGGCTGCGCCAGGCTCCGCCCTGCCTACCAACGCTGCCTTTGGCCAGGGCTCACTGGTGCCCCCTTTGCCAGCCTCCCGCGTGTCCCCTTAGTGCTGCTCACACGCCAGTGACGCTGGAAACGGGCACAACTCAGCACAGCGCCCTGATTTCGGAGGCCTGAGGATCTCCAGGGACACGGGCGCTGGGGtcccctgggtcagagcccaggactgggcatCAGAACTACTGAGTTCTCCTccccgctgtgccactgacccGCTGGGCGAGCGTGGGTGTGTCTCATTCAGGCCTGGTTTCCAGAGGCATGTGGCAGCCACAACCCTCACTGACGCCAGTGGGAGCGAGAcgcactgaaaatcaggcccatgccacccgtgcctcagtttccccctctgtggcATGGAGATTCTGATACACATTCGAGAGGGGCAGAGCTGGCTCATTCCGCTCCCAcctccctggcctggcctggcccaagCTTTGCCTGAGAGCGCCTGGCTCACTGAGCATAAGAGCTGCAGAGGGGCACCAGCGGGCAGGGAGAGGTTGGCACGCAAAGAGAGCTGGGGCCCTGCTGGCAAGCAGAAGGAGGCGAGGGGAAGAGCTGCTGGCAATGGCCCTGCCCTAGACGGCCTCCTTCTTTAAAGAGACCATTGCTGTGGTATCCGGCCACCTGCACCCATTACTGGGTCTCAGCCGAGTGCCCACTCGAGAGGTGCCCACAGCATGAAGGGCTGGCGCTCGCTGGCACAGCTGGCAAAGGCAGGATGGTGGCAGAGGCTGGATGCCCCTCTCACTCCGAGCCAGGCTTCCCAGCCATCTCCTAGGCTAGAGGTGGGCGCTGGGAGGAGCAGCAGACGCCGTGCACCCCACAGGAGCATAGGACGGGCCGGGCTCTCTGGCTCCAGCCCGTTCCCCAGCGATCGCAGGCCACCCCCCGTACAATCCCCTTCCGACACTCCTCAAACGCcctctggctccaggggttttggcCAAGAGCAGAGTCCGGAGACCAGCAGCCCTCTCCCGCCTGGGAGCCATGGGCCCCTCTGCCGCCTTCCAGCACAACGCACGCAGCAGCCAGACCTCGCCGTCCTAGGCCAGAAGGGAAGTGGCTGGCGGGACACTGCCCGCACGGCTctgtggctggggatgggggtcaCCCGCAAAACCCTCCCGCCAGCCACACAGGATGGGTGGGACGCCTTCTCGGCGCCTGTCCTGAACGCTGAGGAGCTGGATCCAGCCGTCCACGTCGGCACAGGGCTCTGGGAGAGCTGCGAGTTATTGAGATTAACGAGGAACAGGATGGATTGTTTTTCAACTTGCATTTCCCTGCaccctggtgggggtgggggggggtcccttTAGCCTGCGAGCCATATGGGAAGGGGTCTGGAATGCAGCCTCCCAGCGGGGCCCGGAGAACAGCAGAAGCCGGGGGAGGAATTTATTGTAGCTGGGAGAGACCCGGGATTTAACGGAGCCGCAAGGCTGCCGCCGGCTGGTCACGGCAAAGGTGGCACCTGCCAGAAAGATGCTGGGCAGGATGTTTGTCTCTTTCTGTCACCTGTGACCCGGTTGGAAGTGGCCCAGGTTTGGGGCGTGGGTGTGACTGGCCCGGGAATCCCACTGGGGGAGGGACTAGCTGAGAAACGATCCCttggagagaggggaaggcaggAAACCACACAGCTAAAAGTGAGTGAAACAGGGGCCCAGATGACTCAGCCTCAGAGCAGAGAATAACTCAGCGGCCAAGAATGCAGCTGACGCCGTCGCAGGTTCCTTGTGACCGGACACTGAGTTTGCGAGGGGCTGGCCTGTCCCCCGGCTGAGCCCTCTGGACTCAGCCCCCCGGGTCCGAGTTCGGAACCCGCCTCCAAGGTGCCCCGGGAGCGAACGTTCCCGCCCCGGGGGTCGCCCGCTGGCGCCTTTGGGGAAGGCCCAGGCTGCAGACCCCACCACATTTAGTGTCTGAGCGAGGGTTCCCGGGAAGGGGCTGGCCTGGCGCTGATCGGCCGGGACAGGGAGCCCGTGTTCTGAGCTCCGCGTGGGCTCTGGTTGAGGCCAGCGGCTGTCACCCCCAGAGTTCGCTCACCCCATGGATCTCCCCATAAGAGCAGACTtagccctcccaccccagcccgcaAACACTGGCCGATCCCAACCAGCAGGCCCCTGCTCAGAACCGCTGTCACAGCAAGAAGGGCCCTTCCCCTGTCCTTGGACCCACCTACCTCCAGGGACTTTCTTGATGCCCAGTTTCCCATTTTGTGGGTGCAAACGGTACCCACATTTctgctcccccccaaaaaaactgcaGGCATCAAACCTGACTCGTTGCACCACCACCCACACAGCAGGTTCGTCATGCCAGTCTGTGCCCACAGTTAACAAATTCCGTGTCTGCCGCCTGGCAAACGTAGCCAGTAGCTACACTGCAGAGGATCGGGGCGTGGGGGGAGGGATTGGGAAAACAGACGTTCGCTGCCCTTCGCTCAGTGATTTATCTGCCCCACGCCCAGAGCTGGAGGACAAGGGGTCGGGAGCTGTGTCTGCAGACAGATCGTGCGTGGGGATACAGGCGAGCAACGAATCGTGCAAGCCCCAGAAAAACATCCCCCCGTCCCCTGGGTTCCAACCTGAGCAAATCCAGACCCAGAGCCAGGCGCAGAGCTGAGCTGGCTAAATAAACCACAGGGAAATCAAACACAAAAGCCCCTTTCAATCCGCACAGCTGCTGGCATTGTCCTGGCAATTGCATCAATCAGAGATAAACATATTCAAAACTCCCTGCCATGGTAaacactgggggggcggggggatgtgTTTGGCAAGGTGCACTTTGCTCCCTGGTTTAACTGTGCATTGCcaggtggggcggggcagagccccacacccagagctggggggctcgAGAGCGCCTGGCGATCCAGGGGCCTCtccggggctgccctgcccctgtgccGTCAGTCGCACCAGGGCGCCGTGGGCATGACATGCTGCCAGCCCCCCGCTTTGCCCCGGGGGCGATGACTCCAGGGCCATGTGAAATTGGGCCCAGGGAACCGGCGCAAGGAGCAGCACAAACCCCGGCCCCTCTAGGGAGCCCTGACCCATCAGGGGAACAAAgttcggtgggggggggggggaaagtgatCAGAGGCGTTGGGCCAAACCGGCCCAGCTCCATCGAATTCAGCGCCGCCGTTGTCCGGCCGCTCAGGGGCAGGCCCGTCGCTCCTGCGGGTTTCGCAACGAGGCGATTTCTCAACCCGGCAGAGCGAGGGGGCAGTTCCCAGAAGGAGACCCAAGGCCGCCCCCgcgcccgccccttccccgctcccccagccccagggccgacGGGCCGGCACGACCGCTATAAAGAGCCAGCCCCGGGCACACACAGGCCAGCGTCCCAGCAGCGAGGAGCGGCCAGAGACGAGACTCAGCCAGGTGGCATCGCAGTCCGGGCAAGGTAGGTTCAGACTCGGGGCTTTCGCTATTGATTCCGGCTGGGAGAGTTTCTCTTGCAAAGGGAGTCGGGGCACATCCCAGCAGGACAATGTTCCTGGGGGCGTTCACGAGCCCCCGATTCCCAGCGGCGCTGGGCACCCACAGTGCCTGCTGCCTTCAGGGGGGCGCTGAGCTCAGCACGGGCCTGGGGATCAGGGGGCTCAACGCCACCTGTCCTGGACCAGGGGCTGCCTAAGGACCAATCTGCTCCCCCGTGTAAGGTCAGGACCAgttgcctgctgcccccaggggCCATTCGGGAACAGGCCAGGTGAAGAGGTGCCCTGGCCATGCCCGCTTTCCccatgggtgggggctgggaaggggtggcCTAGAGCCTGTCCCCTCCCATTACTCTAAGGGAACCCCAGGTGGCCAACCAAGGGGGCTTTGCAGCTGCTTTGCCAAGCCAGAGCAGGGCTCAAATCTGGCCCCAGGAGGGACCTGCCAGCAAGGATCTCCCCTCTGCCCTCCAGCAGAGCGTCCTgccggctgggggaggaggggagcgtcCTGCCGGCTGGGGGAGCAGAGTGAGACTCTGAATACGgttgggagcccagggccggacCGGCAGGGGGCAGtaggtggggatggaggggcatCGGCAggactgtggggcaggggggatccTAGGGCTGTGGGGCATGATTGAGGAGCCCTGTGCGGACAGAGGGAGCAGGGTGTTTGCTCAGCACCTGCCTGACTCCAGCCTCCCCGCTCAGCCTCTCGGCTTCCCAGGTCCCTTTACCGCCGACTAGCCGCGATGGCCCAGCGTGTGTTTCTCCCTGCAGGATGGGCCAATTGGGGATCGCCGTGCTGGCTGCACTCATGTCCTCCCTTCCttgctggctgggcgccccctgccCACCCGTGCCCACCCCCAGCAACATCACACAATTCGTCTGCACCTCCCCGTCCCTCAGCAGCTTCCCCACCGGCTTCCCCAAGGAGACGCTGATGATCTCCGTGGAGTTCACCAACCTCTCCAGCATCGGCCCCgatgccctgcagcagctccccaagCTCCGAGAGCTGCACCTCTCCAGCAATCAGCTGAGGAGCCTCCCCGGCAGCCTCTTCCGGGATCTGCCAGCGCTGCGGGTCTTGGATCTCACCAACAACCTCCTGGAAGATCTGCCCCCAGAGATCGTCGACTCCTACAgccctctgcagcacctggttCTGAAGGGGAACAGGCTGGCGGCCTTGGAGCCAGCGTGGTTCCAGACGCTGGGGGAGCTGGAGTGGTTAGATGTGTCCAATAACCGGCTGCAGGCCCTGCCTCCAAACTGCTTCCAGAACCTGAGCAGCCTGAAAATCCTTGACCTGTCCAATAACCAGCTGGACAGGCTGGCCCCGGAGCTGCTGGCCGGCCTGCCCAGCCTGGAGAGGTTAAACCTGGAAGGCAACCGGCTCCACTCCATTGTCGAGCACACCTTCGACCTGGTGCCACGCCTCAGTCACCTCTTCCTCCAGCACAACCACCTGAGCTCGCTGCCTGGGCAGCTTTTCCGGGCGCTGGGCCAGCTGGGCCACCTGGATCTCTCCAACAACAGCCTGAGCTCGCTGGCCCCCTGCTTCTCGGAGCAGAACCTGACGCTGGAGCTGGATCTGTCCGGGAACCCGTGGGCGTGTGACTGCGCCATGCTCTCCTTCATGCAGTGGGTGACGGGCCGCTCAGTCGGCCTGTACACCCCACAGCACACCCTCTGCGAGACCCCCGAGAACCTCAAGGGCCAGACGGTAGCAGCCGCGACCAAGGACAAGCTCACGGCTTCCTGTTCAGCTGCACCAGCAGAGCGCCCGAGCCCCTGCGGCCTCCCTCGGGGCCAGGCTTCCTAAGCTGAGCGTGGCTGACCCAGGTGGCAACGCCCAGCTCCGGTGGGCAGCTAGACACGGTGAGAGCTGCGGGCACTGCCATCttcaaccccccaccccgccactgGGCCCCCGGGGCAGGGTGACGTTGGTGCCTTCCTTACCAGGGAATCCCAGCAGCGCCCACCACCCTTCCCATAGGACTGGCCTTTCCAGCTCACCCCCCAGGTCACTGATCAAcacctgcccagctgcagcaggaagGATCAGGCCCACCCACAGGGAAGCCCATGGCTGCACAGCATTTCCCAGGAggagaacccccccacccccactcctccatGCCCTCCTGCCTGATCCTTTCAGCCCCTCACCCCTACAATGCCTCAGAGACAGGAGCTTCCACGCGCCTCCCCCCAGGCAGCTCCCTTGCGCAGTGTGGGATGGTCTCCACTAAGCACCCAACAGCTCCCGCTTCCCCTACCAGGAAACCCCTCCCTAGAAAAAAGCCCAGACGTCTCTTTGGATACTCTCGTCCACCTGGGATTTGTCCTTATTCATGCCCCAGCTTCCGAGCCTGGCACCCAAATCCCCTGCCTGGCACCGAGTAACCTTGGAGGCATCAAGGAGCCTAAAttgtggggtttgggggggctccgGGAAGTTGGTTTTATAGGAAACAGCATGGGCTGGAGTTAAGTTCTGCAAGGGGTTGGCTTGCAAGGTTCCCACCCCATCGCAAACATAGCACCGTTCTGCAATCAGCAACACGTACGCAAAGCTCCCTTCTGAGCTGGGGTTTCCCTTTCCCGCCCTTCCCCTGGCTGGCCTCTTCAGAAAGAGATCCTTTCCGCCGAGTGCAATCTAATAGGACTGACCTGATCTAGCTACCAAGGGGAGTCAGCTTAGCTCAGCCACATGCCTGTGATGCATCTCCTTGTAGAAGCAAAGGCAGGCAGTTGCAGGCTGGATAGATGCTCCCCCTACAAGATCCAAGAACACAAATCCCAGGCCTCTGTTATCCTGTAAAAGACACTAGGACCGGGCATCCCATCCTGGTCCCAAAGATCAGGGAAGGTTGGCGTTGAAAGGAAAGctctagagagagagaaacataagCCATGACTAAATCCGGCTGCTCTGGTCAATGTCACCCCGTCCCTGTGAATGTTCTGGCCCTCGTGATATGTTGATTGCAGCCATTGTGGTTTTTTAATTGGAAACAAAACACGGAATGTTACACGTTAACGTCTCGCCGGCAAATTTATGGTGCAACTAGGGTCCTAAGGAAGGTTTAAATTAAACTGAATTGTTTAAAGCTGTTGCACAATTTGTCCCCTGATTTATCACACCAATAAAAACCGTGAGCGAGCGGCGCCTCTGGAACCCGGTGTGGGTGGCTGGGCTTTTGTTTTATAAAGAGAGGCTGCTGGCTGTTGGCGTAACTTGCAAATCATCAAGGTGAATACGGGGGACACTAAGGGGTCTCTGATTCGATgcgggatgggggaggaggacaaGGGCTGGTGGGGGGTGAAGTTTAACCGGTGGCCTTGGAAAGCCTCCAAAAGTTTGGCCCCTTCTTGGAACTTTAACCGTCTGCAAACtcaggctgggtgggggtgggggtgggcctcCTAGGAGCCGGTTTGTTCTACAGATGCTCCTGAGATGCAACTccagcccctgcacctggacctcCAGCTTCCCCAAAGTCCGGGAGTCttgactcaaggagctcagcTTAGCCCTTTCCAAAGAGATGGACCCAGTGGCCAAGCTCAGCTCCAGGTCGCCACTTACTGGCCAaaagggagtcaggactcctgggttctgttcctggttctctgccccaggctccacaCCCAGGGCAGGCGGCTGGGCTGCTGTAAGAGGTGATAATGTCTGTGCATTAAAAGCGCTCGGAAATCTGCAGCTGCATCATGCCAAGCATCGCTTCTCACTGCCATGCGTGACAGGCCTCGGGACAGATTTCCTCCCGCGATCCCACAGCGCACGGCCCCCTGTACAAGCTAGAGCCCGGTAACAGGTCCTGGTGGGACCGTCGGCCCAGTCCCACCTGTGATTCACAGCGCGGCATCCACGCAGCGGCCACTGGCTGGGCGGCACCCAGCCCacgagcagctccagagcaggtAGCGTGTCACAGACCAATGGGCCCTTAGCGGAGCGCCTGCGccactggggagagggagagggtagAGCtcgtagggcctgattctcaatcACTTTACACCCCAGTGACTCCGCTGGCTTCGCTGGCTTGCCTCCGGTTTACAGCAAAAGGCAAATCGGGGCCAGTGGCTGGACCGAGCTCCGGCCCCGCTTGAGCTCGTCCATGGAAAGAGCTGCTGGTGCCGAGCACCCTAGCGTCACAGGGAAGCTAATGGGAGTTGCAGGCACTCAGTCCCTCGCAGGATCGGGCCCCAGAAGCACCTAGCATTGTTATTATTATCACTGGCAAAGCAGCCCTTTCCCTAACCCAGCCGGCCGGTGAAACACACGCTCATGGCGTCCCCAGCAACGCCCCCGAGCCCAGAAATGTCCACACCACGTCCGCTGCACCTCAGAGAAATGGAATTCGCAGTGCCAGGCAGCCGCCCCCCCGCTAGCCCCAGGTCCCTGGTCCATCAGTGCATCCGGGTGATGCCTGCAGGGGCTGGCGCCCAGTGAGCCTGGCTTCTGTTCTTTCCACCTCCACCTGGCTTCCCACGGCAACAGAGCAGCCATCAGCCATGGCGGCCGCAGGAGCCTCTCAGAACCAGGGCTACAGCGAGAGGCCCCAAGGACACAGGCGCAGACCCTCCTACCTCCACCGACGGCGACGGAGCCTCTTCCCCAGGGGCCCACCTgccccaaagcccactgaaatcagtgcaaaGACTCGGGTTgattcagtggggtttggatctgGCCTCTCATCCGGCCATACAGTCAGTCTCCCAGAGCAGGGGCAATCGCCGCGGGCGACTGCCCCGTCTCCTGATCACGGGCTTCCCCGCGCCGGGAGCAGCACGTCCCCGCTAGAGCGTGG
This sequence is a window from Mauremys reevesii isolate NIE-2019 linkage group 26, ASM1616193v1, whole genome shotgun sequence. Protein-coding genes within it:
- the LRG1 gene encoding leucine-rich alpha-2-glycoprotein, which codes for MGQLGIAVLAALMSSLPCWLGAPCPPVPTPSNITQFVCTSPSLSSFPTGFPKETLMISVEFTNLSSIGPDALQQLPKLRELHLSSNQLRSLPGSLFRDLPALRVLDLTNNLLEDLPPEIVDSYSPLQHLVLKGNRLAALEPAWFQTLGELEWLDVSNNRLQALPPNCFQNLSSLKILDLSNNQLDRLAPELLAGLPSLERLNLEGNRLHSIVEHTFDLVPRLSHLFLQHNHLSSLPGQLFRALGQLGHLDLSNNSLSSLAPCFSEQNLTLELDLSGNPWACDCAMLSFMQWVTGRSVGLYTPQHTLCETPENLKGQTVAAATKDKLTASCSAAPAERPSPCGLPRGQAS